A window of the Lolium perenne isolate Kyuss_39 chromosome 7, Kyuss_2.0, whole genome shotgun sequence genome harbors these coding sequences:
- the LOC127311999 gene encoding BTB/POZ and MATH domain-containing protein 1-like, protein MEHACINFTAVARSVRLLKVDGFSLTESMGNDDCVKSRWSFDGYEWEVRIYPATNCSVAVEVAFLSRPRKGSVRAAIGFRMVDPRGMIKPSNELCVSWVFTNPHECSPKKIVAGRRELGASGFVRADSFTMQCTITVLKELPDTAPDTVQEVPVPSSNLHRHLADLLQSETGADVTFLVSGETFAAHKSILAARSPVFMAQFFGDMKEKCSQSVEIRDMDPVVFRALLHFIYTDALAELDEKDEAATVIAQHLLAAADRYGLDRLKLICEGKLSGGIDVDTVATTLALAEQHNCPQLKAKCVGFIVTSPAVLDAVLATDGYKHLEACCPSVLADLLKSSLRMGGRTDA, encoded by the coding sequence ATGGAGCATGCCTGCATAAACTTCACCGCCGTCGCGCGCTCCGTGCGGCTGCTCAAGGTCGACGGCTTCAGCCTGACCGAGAGCATGGGCAACGACGATTGCGTCAAATCCAGATGGAGTTTCGATGGGTACGAGTGGGAAGTCCGAATCTACCCCGCAACCAACTGCTCCGTAGCAGTGGAGGTTGCCTTTCTCAGCAGACCCCGCAAAGGCAGTGTGAGGGCGGCAATAGGCTTCCGGATGGTCGATCCGAGAGGGATGATCAAGCCATCCAATGAGCTTTGCGTGTCTTGGGTGTTCACTAATCCCCACGAATGCTCGCCCAAAAAGATAGTCGCAGGAAGACGTGAGCTGGGAGCATCGGGTTTTGTCAGGGCTGATTCTTTCACAATGCAGTGCACCATTACCGTTCTCAAGGAACTCCCTGATACAGCGCCGGATACGGTCCAAGAAGTGCCTGTGCCATCCTCAAACCTGCACCGGCACCTCGCTGATCTCCTGCAGAGCGAGACGGGAGCGGACGTCACGTTTCTCGTGTCCGGGGAGACCTTCGCCGCGCATAAAAGCATACTGGCCGCGAGATCTCCGGTTTTCATGGCCCAGTTCTTTGGAGACATGAAGGAGAAGTGCTCGCAGAGTGTGGAGATCAGGGACATGGACCCCGTGGTGTTCAGGGCTCTGCTTCACTTTATCTACACTGATGCCCTGGCTGAACTCGATGAGAAGGATGAGGCGGCGACGGTGATAGCACAGCACCTACTTGCAGCGGCTGATAGGTATGGACTGGACAGGCTCAAGCTGATCTGTGAAGGCAAGCTCTCCGGTGGCATCGATGTTGACACGGTAGCAACAACTCTGGCTTTAGCCGAGCAGCACAATTGTCCACAGCTCAAGGCCAAGTGTGTCGGGTTCATCGTTACAAGTCCTGCAGTTCTTGATGCTGTGCTGGCGACGGATGGGTACAAGCACCTGGAGGCATGCTGCCCGTCGGTGCTGGCTGACCTTCTCAAGTCAAGTCTGCGCATGGGAGGAAGAACTGATGCATAA